The proteins below are encoded in one region of Metabacillus dongyingensis:
- a CDS encoding GerAB/ArcD/ProY family transporter, protein MNMKSKITKSQLYFVMIQSQMGIGVLSLPSVTQKTAKGDAWITTIIAGIFIEIILVIYWLLLKRFPTLILTEFTKKIVGKGLGKILNISIYMYFVLTACFAVIFIVNLINTWLLPLTPSWTISLLIMIASVYLAIDDIKIIARFFTLASFLILIIIILSVLNFTHELDFQYVRPIGHSGIKNIVLGSSDSLISMLGFEILLLTYPYVQDKEKGYLKTISLGNLSITFLYTFFVFTTLISFSPVIIKQIKEPLLYIFRGLSYQLIDRLDLIFISIWIVPMTTSVVAYLFMASKSISKQKKSYSKLVVANGILIFCITLIPVDDLLLNKLSELIKYLSYIFAFGLPLFLLLVSYIFNKQEVDDV, encoded by the coding sequence ATGAATATGAAGAGCAAAATTACCAAATCCCAGCTTTATTTTGTTATGATCCAAAGTCAAATGGGAATCGGTGTATTATCTTTACCATCCGTTACGCAAAAAACCGCAAAAGGAGATGCTTGGATAACAACCATTATTGCAGGTATATTTATTGAAATTATACTTGTTATTTATTGGTTATTGCTTAAAAGGTTTCCAACTCTTATACTCACTGAATTTACAAAAAAGATCGTAGGTAAAGGTTTAGGCAAAATCCTGAACATATCCATTTATATGTATTTTGTCTTAACTGCATGCTTTGCTGTCATTTTCATTGTAAATTTGATAAATACATGGCTGCTGCCTTTAACCCCGTCATGGACCATCTCCTTGTTAATTATGATTGCAAGTGTTTACTTAGCCATTGATGATATAAAAATAATAGCTAGATTTTTTACCCTTGCTTCTTTTCTCATACTAATAATTATTATTCTTTCCGTTTTAAATTTCACTCATGAACTGGATTTTCAATATGTACGTCCAATCGGTCACTCTGGTATTAAAAACATTGTGCTAGGATCAAGCGATTCTTTAATCTCTATGTTAGGATTTGAAATTTTATTGCTGACCTATCCTTATGTGCAAGATAAGGAAAAAGGATACTTAAAAACGATATCCCTTGGCAATCTTTCCATCACTTTTCTTTATACCTTTTTTGTCTTTACCACTTTAATAAGTTTTAGTCCGGTTATAATTAAACAAATAAAAGAACCTCTCCTCTATATATTCAGAGGATTATCTTATCAGTTAATTGATAGGCTGGATTTAATTTTTATATCCATTTGGATTGTTCCTATGACGACATCAGTCGTTGCTTATCTTTTTATGGCGAGTAAAAGCATCAGTAAACAAAAAAAATCTTACTCTAAATTAGTAGTCGCAAATGGTATATTGATTTTTTGCATTACCCTGATTCCAGTAGACGATTTGCTTCTAAATAAGTTAAGCGAACTGATTAAGTATTTAAGTTACATTTTTGCTTTTGGACTTCCGTTATTTCTTTTATTAGTGTCATATATCTTTAATAAACAAGAAGTGGATGATGTGTAA
- a CDS encoding spore germination protein codes for MNNLGMQNSFTMENITNDLNKNISLIKETMSKTDDLMVKDLIFKAQKCILIYLDSMIEEQIINDIIIEPLLQQKIETFEQLAKGSKFQLSTDLTEITSSLMLGYCIILEENQSFVYMASVPKSQGRSIEEPMNEKTTKGSHEGFVESLHTNIHLIRKRIISPLLKVKYFKVGNISNTKIAIIYIDQLVNRTIAEEIEKRISTIKIDLLVSSGSLEELIEDTSFSPFPQILNTERPDRVVSYLNEGKITVLVDGDPRVLILPITFFAFYQSSDDYTTRWWIGSTLRFIRFFSFIIAISFPAIYIAIVSFHSEVLPIGILYTVRVGLEYVPFPPFLEALVMQIILELLKEASIRLPSPVAQTIGIVGGLVIGTAVVESNLISNTMIVVIGFTAIASFVIPVEEMGTSVRLLGFPMMVAAALFGFFGIVMMFMLLFIHLSKLESFGSPYFSPLSPLKIKELKDSFIRFPIWMLNNRPTDSKPKFIQQQWYSRVWKKK; via the coding sequence TTGAATAACCTGGGTATGCAAAATTCATTTACCATGGAAAACATAACAAACGACTTAAATAAAAATATTTCTCTTATAAAGGAAACAATGAGCAAAACTGATGACTTAATGGTAAAAGACTTGATTTTCAAGGCTCAAAAATGCATTTTAATTTATTTAGATTCAATGATAGAGGAACAAATAATAAACGATATAATCATTGAACCCCTGTTACAACAAAAAATAGAAACATTTGAACAGTTAGCAAAAGGTTCAAAATTTCAATTGTCTACTGATTTAACTGAAATCACCAGCAGTCTAATGCTGGGTTATTGTATTATTTTGGAGGAAAACCAATCATTCGTTTATATGGCTTCTGTTCCAAAATCGCAAGGACGTTCCATAGAGGAACCTATGAATGAAAAAACGACTAAAGGTTCTCATGAGGGATTTGTTGAAAGTTTACATACAAATATTCATCTTATCCGTAAAAGGATTATAAGCCCGCTTTTAAAGGTAAAATATTTCAAGGTCGGGAATATATCAAATACCAAAATTGCAATTATTTACATAGATCAACTTGTGAATCGAACAATCGCTGAGGAGATAGAAAAAAGGATATCAACTATAAAAATAGACCTCCTGGTATCTTCAGGCAGTCTCGAAGAACTTATCGAGGATACATCTTTTTCTCCATTTCCACAAATACTGAATACTGAAAGACCAGATAGGGTTGTTTCTTACTTAAATGAAGGGAAAATAACTGTACTAGTGGATGGTGATCCAAGAGTATTAATCCTTCCTATTACTTTTTTTGCATTTTACCAGTCTTCAGATGACTATACTACCCGTTGGTGGATAGGTTCCACTCTTCGTTTTATAAGATTTTTTAGTTTTATTATCGCAATTAGTTTTCCAGCTATTTATATCGCTATTGTTTCGTTTCATTCTGAAGTACTTCCGATCGGTATTCTGTATACAGTAAGAGTTGGCCTAGAATACGTCCCTTTTCCTCCTTTTCTAGAGGCATTGGTTATGCAAATTATCCTTGAATTACTGAAAGAAGCTTCTATTCGCCTACCCTCTCCAGTTGCTCAAACGATCGGTATAGTTGGCGGATTGGTCATTGGAACAGCAGTAGTAGAATCTAATTTAATTTCTAATACAATGATTGTTGTCATAGGATTTACAGCTATTGCATCGTTTGTTATACCTGTAGAAGAAATGGGTACGAGTGTTAGGTTATTAGGCTTTCCGATGATGGTTGCTGCAGCGTTATTTGGGTTCTTTGGGATTGTAATGATGTTTATGCTATTGTTTATCCATTTAAGCAAGCTAGAATCTTTTGGTTCACCCTATTTTTCTCCATTATCTCCATTAAAGATAAAAGAATTAAAAGATTCATTCATAAGATTTCCGATTTGGATGCTAAACAACCGGCCGACCGATTCAAAGCCAAAGTTTATCCAACAACAATGGTACTCTAGGGTGTGGAAGAAAAAATGA
- a CDS encoding ArsR/SmtB family transcription factor codes for MAGGYKWKYCGSVLSNELVTTDRNNFENVLIALADPTRRQLLDLIALKGQATATTLSTTVSVSRQAVVKHLTVLKDARLVSSIRVGREVRYKVCPHQLSLTAEWMANLAADWDRRLERIKHIAETKDNSD; via the coding sequence ATGGCTGGGGGATACAAATGGAAGTATTGCGGAAGCGTGCTGAGCAATGAATTGGTGACCACAGACAGGAATAATTTCGAAAATGTATTGATTGCATTAGCAGACCCAACTCGCCGTCAGTTGCTTGACCTCATCGCTTTAAAGGGACAAGCTACAGCAACAACCTTGTCAACTACTGTATCTGTATCTCGTCAGGCAGTTGTCAAACACCTAACTGTCCTAAAGGATGCTAGGCTTGTATCCAGCATCCGTGTTGGGCGGGAAGTAAGATATAAAGTGTGTCCACATCAACTATCCCTAACAGCAGAGTGGATGGCAAATCTAGCAGCAGATTGGGACAGACGATTGGAAAGGATTAAGCACATAGCAGAAACAAAAGATAACTCTGATTAG
- a CDS encoding NUDIX hydrolase, whose product MEPKWLEWAKQLQSISQAGLTYSKDVYDLERFELIRNISVEILSQHTDMDKKVINDLFANETGYATPKVDIRAVVFKDNKILLVRENTDGFWSLPGGWGDIGLTPSEVAVKEVKEESGFDVKATKLLAVLDKKCHPHPPSPYHVYKMFIQCEIIGGQPMEGIETSAVEFFAENELPPLSIARNTKTQIEMAFKHLHNPKETVYFD is encoded by the coding sequence ATGGAACCTAAGTGGCTTGAATGGGCGAAACAACTTCAATCCATTTCACAGGCAGGATTGACTTATTCAAAAGACGTTTACGACTTAGAGAGATTTGAATTAATAAGAAATATAAGCGTTGAAATATTGTCACAACATACAGATATGGATAAGAAAGTAATTAATGATTTATTTGCAAATGAAACAGGTTATGCAACACCTAAAGTAGATATTAGGGCTGTGGTCTTTAAGGACAATAAAATATTATTGGTCAGAGAAAATACTGATGGTTTTTGGTCGTTACCTGGTGGTTGGGGTGATATTGGATTAACTCCAAGTGAAGTCGCAGTTAAAGAAGTAAAAGAAGAATCAGGGTTTGACGTAAAAGCTACCAAGTTGTTGGCTGTACTTGATAAGAAGTGCCACCCACATCCTCCTTCTCCTTATCACGTTTACAAAATGTTTATCCAATGTGAAATTATTGGTGGGCAACCAATGGAAGGTATAGAAACAAGTGCAGTTGAGTTCTTTGCTGAAAACGAACTACCACCGTTATCAATAGCTAGGAATACAAAAACACAAATTGAGATGGCTTTTAAGCATTTGCATAATCCCAAAGAAACCGTCTATTTTGATTAA
- a CDS encoding SRPBCC family protein, which produces MNTQVTTKIKINKPANLVFEAFVSPSKIGNYWFSSSSERWEKGKRITLRYDEYNAEGVINVLEIEDNKRIVFSWGEEHGEETVVSIILIEDDTSTIIEVNESGLKEEDPEIVAKMIGQKEGWVYTLTCLKGYLENEVNNLRASLIH; this is translated from the coding sequence ATGAATACACAAGTAACAACTAAAATAAAAATTAACAAACCTGCCAATTTGGTCTTTGAAGCATTCGTATCCCCTTCAAAAATCGGAAACTATTGGTTCTCATCAAGTTCAGAAAGATGGGAGAAAGGCAAGAGGATTACATTAAGGTATGATGAGTACAATGCAGAAGGGGTTATAAATGTGCTCGAAATCGAGGACAATAAGAGAATAGTGTTCTCTTGGGGAGAAGAACATGGTGAAGAAACGGTGGTTTCAATTATTCTAATAGAGGATGATACAAGTACAATTATAGAAGTAAATGAATCAGGACTAAAAGAAGAAGACCCAGAGATTGTGGCAAAAATGATAGGACAAAAAGAAGGTTGGGTATATACATTAACTTGCTTAAAGGGATATTTGGAAAACGAAGTTAATAATTTGAGAGCTTCATTAATTCATTAA
- a CDS encoding GNAT family N-acetyltransferase, translating into MTITFEETTQLEVQEVKALYDDVKWTSYTSDMPRLMEAMKSSLKVIAAWDNEKLVGLVRVVGDGRTIIYIQDILVLRTYHKKGIGSQLLKLVLSNYNDVRQKVLLTNDAADVRAFYEKHGFSSCDKGDLVSFAKFD; encoded by the coding sequence ATGACAATCACATTTGAAGAAACTACCCAACTAGAAGTTCAAGAGGTCAAAGCATTATATGATGATGTAAAATGGACATCCTACACTAGTGATATGCCCAGGTTGATGGAAGCAATGAAATCCTCTTTGAAGGTTATCGCTGCTTGGGATAATGAAAAATTAGTAGGATTAGTAAGAGTGGTCGGAGATGGAAGGACAATTATATATATACAGGATATATTGGTGTTAAGGACATATCATAAAAAAGGTATTGGCTCTCAGCTTCTCAAGTTAGTGTTATCAAATTATAATGACGTGAGACAAAAAGTATTATTAACCAATGATGCAGCAGATGTAAGAGCATTTTATGAAAAACACGGATTTTCCTCGTGTGATAAGGGTGATCTAGTCTCATTTGCAAAATTTGATTAA
- a CDS encoding aldo/keto reductase — translation MEYVKLGNTGLDVSRLCLGCMGFGVAERWIHQWVLDDEKSRPIIKKALELGINFFDTANVYSIGTSEEILGRALKDFANRDEIVLATKVHGQMHEGPNGAGLSRKAIMSEIDKSLKRLGTDYVDLYIIHRWDYTTPIEETMEALHDVVKAGKARYIGASAMYAWQFQKALHVADKNGWTRFVSMQNHLNLIYREEEREMLPLCKEEKIAVTPYSPLASGRLTRDWSETTHRSETDQVQKSKYDATADADRLIVERVAEISYKRGVPRVHVALAWLLQKEPVTAPIIGSTKMSHLEDAVGALSVKLTPEEIAFLEEPYVPHPIIGFS, via the coding sequence ATGGAATATGTGAAACTTGGAAATACCGGCTTGGATGTTTCCCGGCTTTGCCTTGGCTGTATGGGCTTCGGTGTAGCGGAACGTTGGATTCATCAATGGGTACTTGATGATGAGAAAAGTCGTCCGATTATCAAAAAAGCGCTTGAGCTTGGAATTAATTTTTTTGATACCGCGAATGTGTATTCAATAGGAACAAGCGAGGAAATCCTAGGACGGGCTCTAAAGGATTTTGCCAACCGTGATGAAATTGTACTTGCCACGAAGGTACATGGACAGATGCATGAAGGTCCAAATGGTGCAGGTCTTTCCCGAAAGGCAATTATGAGCGAAATTGATAAGAGCCTGAAGAGGCTGGGAACCGATTATGTAGACCTATACATTATCCACCGCTGGGATTACACTACCCCTATTGAAGAAACGATGGAAGCATTGCATGATGTGGTGAAGGCAGGCAAGGCAAGGTATATTGGTGCTTCTGCTATGTATGCTTGGCAGTTCCAAAAGGCATTGCATGTAGCAGATAAAAACGGTTGGACTAGGTTTGTGTCGATGCAAAATCATTTAAACCTTATATACCGTGAAGAGGAAAGAGAGATGCTGCCACTTTGTAAGGAAGAAAAAATTGCGGTGACTCCCTACAGTCCGCTTGCATCAGGGAGATTGACTCGTGATTGGTCGGAGACAACGCATCGTTCCGAAACCGATCAAGTTCAAAAATCTAAATATGATGCAACTGCGGATGCCGATCGATTGATCGTGGAGAGGGTTGCAGAAATCTCATATAAACGCGGCGTTCCCCGTGTTCATGTTGCACTTGCCTGGCTGCTGCAGAAAGAACCGGTCACAGCACCTATTATCGGTTCTACAAAAATGTCTCATCTAGAGGATGCGGTAGGCGCTCTATCGGTAAAGCTGACACCTGAAGAAATCGCGTTCCTAGAAGAACCATATGTACCCCACCCTATAATTGGTTTTAGTTAA
- the tatC gene encoding twin-arginine translocase subunit TatC has protein sequence MKNKDIQLIEHLDELRQRIIKVLLAFILFFVGAFIFVQDIYNWLIRDLDEKLAVLGPSDILWVYMMISCVFAIAATIPAAAYQTWKFIAPALTKDESKVTLRFIPGLFILFIIGICFGYFVLFPIVLGFLMSLSAGQFETMFTADKYFRFIMNLTLPFGFLFEMPLVVMFLTRLGILNPGRLAKARKLSYFVLIIVSILITPPDFISDILVIIPLLVLYELSVTISKFVYMKRQVNEVTM, from the coding sequence ATGAAAAATAAAGATATCCAACTCATTGAACATTTGGATGAACTTCGCCAACGAATTATCAAAGTTTTGTTAGCATTCATACTCTTTTTCGTTGGTGCGTTTATTTTTGTCCAGGATATTTATAATTGGTTAATTAGAGATCTGGATGAAAAATTGGCCGTCCTAGGGCCAAGTGATATTTTATGGGTGTATATGATGATCTCATGTGTATTTGCTATAGCGGCAACTATTCCTGCAGCTGCCTATCAGACATGGAAGTTTATAGCTCCGGCGCTGACAAAAGACGAGAGTAAAGTCACTTTACGGTTTATCCCAGGATTATTTATTTTGTTTATTATCGGAATCTGTTTCGGGTATTTTGTACTGTTTCCAATTGTGTTAGGGTTTTTAATGAGTTTGTCCGCGGGGCAGTTTGAAACGATGTTTACGGCAGATAAATATTTCCGGTTCATAATGAACCTGACTTTACCATTCGGCTTTTTATTTGAAATGCCGTTGGTAGTGATGTTTTTAACGAGACTGGGGATTCTCAATCCAGGAAGGTTGGCTAAAGCGAGGAAACTCTCCTATTTTGTCCTCATTATCGTGTCAATCCTGATTACTCCTCCTGATTTTATTTCAGATATCCTGGTCATTATTCCTTTACTGGTTCTTTACGAATTGAGTGTCACTATTTCCAAGTTTGTTTATATGAAGAGACAGGTCAACGAAGTCACAATGTGA
- a CDS encoding Ger(x)C family spore germination protein produces the protein MRKGVFLLKCLVICLVLTGCWDQERLAKKALVNGISFDKGENGKILGTVRVLRLVNKGGGQFEAIDELIRSEGLSANEIGQSINMMTSGQLDTSKANIVIIGEEIAKEGIIPLLEPFYRSKRAYLSSKVIIGKGSGVDILSTEKEMSPIAFEILQMIESAESSSVIPEVSIFSLWSDMNDPGKDTMVPFVEKTQGKIKMAGLAFFNGGKYSGLSISNKEAPILMLLLDKLHKRNNIELQIKDKDARINPLTLRVSKVKRRVKAEVNEISKEITYSMKLSISANISSNPHHSNKAVDIKKLDKQLSSQLTQQAELITKTLQESNSDVLSIGRNIESNYPELWKKVDWKKEYKNVKIKPEIKVKIIDTGTLY, from the coding sequence ATGCGAAAAGGTGTTTTTTTACTAAAATGTCTTGTTATATGTTTAGTATTAACCGGTTGTTGGGATCAAGAGAGACTAGCAAAAAAAGCACTAGTAAATGGAATAAGTTTTGATAAAGGCGAAAATGGAAAAATATTAGGTACAGTACGTGTATTAAGACTTGTCAATAAAGGTGGAGGGCAGTTTGAAGCAATTGACGAACTTATTCGTTCGGAGGGTTTGTCAGCAAATGAAATTGGTCAAAGCATCAATATGATGACTTCGGGACAATTAGATACCAGCAAAGCAAATATTGTCATAATAGGAGAAGAAATCGCAAAAGAAGGTATTATCCCGCTGCTCGAACCTTTTTATCGGTCAAAAAGGGCCTACTTAAGTTCTAAAGTGATTATAGGGAAAGGGAGTGGAGTCGATATTCTTTCCACTGAAAAAGAAATGAGTCCGATTGCATTTGAAATTCTGCAAATGATTGAAAGTGCTGAATCTTCTAGCGTCATACCGGAGGTTTCTATATTTTCCCTATGGTCAGATATGAATGATCCGGGTAAAGATACAATGGTTCCATTTGTAGAGAAAACTCAAGGAAAAATAAAAATGGCTGGCTTAGCATTTTTCAATGGCGGGAAATACTCTGGGTTATCTATATCTAATAAAGAAGCACCAATATTGATGCTCTTATTAGATAAACTTCATAAAAGGAATAATATAGAATTGCAAATAAAAGATAAAGATGCAAGAATCAATCCATTAACCCTTCGTGTGTCAAAAGTAAAGAGACGAGTTAAGGCGGAAGTTAATGAAATCAGTAAGGAAATTACATATTCAATGAAACTTTCGATTTCAGCAAATATATCAAGTAATCCACATCATTCAAATAAAGCCGTTGACATAAAAAAATTGGATAAACAATTATCATCCCAGTTAACACAACAAGCAGAACTTATTACGAAAACACTCCAAGAATCTAACTCAGATGTATTGAGCATTGGAAGAAATATTGAAAGTAATTATCCGGAACTTTGGAAAAAAGTCGATTGGAAAAAGGAATATAAAAACGTTAAAATCAAGCCTGAAATCAAAGTGAAAATTATTGATACCGGAACTCTTTATTAA
- a CDS encoding phosphotransferase, giving the protein MTSQYENEEILTGGNVSNVYRSEDTVRRELKPDSVKIHKLLQHLESKGFDYAPKFLGIDEKNREILSFIEGEAGNYPLKKYMWSNDVLKEIAKMLRLYHDAVSDFPLSDEWKPMDNTPEKMEVICHNDFAIYNIIFNHEKPVGIIDFDVAAPGPRLWDIAYTLYTCVPLSRLYHSETGEAVYYDASTDADRIKQRVKLFFESYGIEGMEEDYLEMVLLRLDGLCKYMIKRASEGDIAFQKMMDQGHLEHYQKEIKFIRKHGKEWVY; this is encoded by the coding sequence ATGACAAGTCAGTACGAAAACGAAGAAATACTAACAGGAGGAAATGTCTCAAACGTATATCGTTCGGAAGATACTGTTCGACGAGAATTAAAGCCTGATAGTGTTAAAATTCATAAATTATTGCAGCATTTGGAAAGTAAAGGCTTTGATTATGCACCGAAGTTTTTAGGTATTGATGAAAAAAATAGAGAGATATTATCATTTATTGAAGGAGAAGCTGGTAATTATCCTTTAAAAAAATATATGTGGTCTAATGATGTTTTAAAAGAAATAGCGAAAATGCTTCGTCTCTATCATGATGCTGTGAGTGATTTTCCGTTATCTGATGAATGGAAACCGATGGATAATACTCCAGAAAAAATGGAGGTTATATGTCACAATGATTTTGCCATATACAATATCATTTTTAATCACGAAAAACCAGTAGGTATTATTGATTTTGATGTTGCTGCTCCTGGTCCAAGACTTTGGGATATAGCCTATACTCTTTACACTTGCGTTCCTTTAAGTAGGCTTTATCACTCTGAAACAGGTGAGGCGGTTTATTATGATGCATCGACTGATGCCGACCGTATCAAACAAAGAGTTAAATTGTTTTTTGAATCTTACGGCATCGAGGGAATGGAAGAAGACTATTTAGAGATGGTATTGCTACGATTAGATGGATTATGTAAATACATGATAAAAAGAGCGAGTGAAGGTGACATTGCTTTTCAAAAGATGATGGACCAAGGACATCTTGAACATTATCAAAAAGAAATTAAATTCATTCGTAAACATGGAAAAGAGTGGGTTTACTAA
- a CDS encoding SRPBCC domain-containing protein: MDNDRIERDIFINASLQTVWELISQPAWWVGDAPGPDNVQVDGSRVVADTKYGKFPVLIEQSEPPNYLACRWASTFPGEDPQEGNSTLVEFKLTAKDGGTLLSVVESGFSNLVLSGIERSKFYKENVNGWGIQMEVLRKRAEQ, translated from the coding sequence ATGGATAATGATCGAATTGAAAGAGATATTTTTATTAACGCATCTCTCCAAACGGTATGGGAGTTAATCAGTCAACCTGCATGGTGGGTGGGTGATGCACCAGGTCCGGACAATGTACAGGTCGATGGATCACGTGTGGTGGCGGATACGAAGTACGGCAAATTCCCGGTGTTGATTGAACAATCAGAACCGCCAAACTACCTTGCATGCCGGTGGGCAAGTACATTTCCCGGAGAGGATCCACAAGAAGGGAACTCTACGCTAGTTGAGTTTAAATTGACTGCAAAGGATGGGGGAACTTTGCTAAGTGTAGTTGAAAGCGGCTTTTCTAACCTTGTTCTATCCGGGATAGAGCGAAGTAAATTCTATAAAGAGAATGTTAATGGCTGGGGGATACAAATGGAAGTATTGCGGAAGCGTGCTGAGCAATGA
- a CDS encoding ABC transporter substrate-binding protein, producing the protein MVLVLTGCLNTKSEVTEKASTATDGGNNTVKPEIEILSMSSNEADVNIVRDQLVKNGFEVKLNLQPDYGSFTSQKDAGNYDVAVSSWTTVTGNPDYAVRSLFKTNGDNSIMADKEIDELIDLASTQSPEDYTGTYKKLEDLLVFERAYIAPLYSSYKTQGINKDILDEKTVRLSKSRALAWETIDFADKSKRETDPLILTQAISALTSLDPIKGNDGSINQLNTNMYVRLVNLTDDDIVTAKGSLSHNFAIADGNSDYYFLLRDDINFAAVTDKKAVDTGERVGADDVIFSLDRAKNPKSVPDHRTYSLHEHIDKAEVVTDLAELDVALSSGEGTVRDALEAELKTGISELVKEKDEANNAEGKYQVVKMTTTEPFPQVLNYLAHQSAGIVSKKQVESINTYDVETFDVNKDIPYGDQNTVTEGDKYNNTLYASGPYILSHKNDYEAVFLKNPAYMKETEHEPKISNVTVRFIADPESSLSALRNSEIHLYYGVPETKYEVVENDPKLSLQTLESNGVSYMLFNTSKREVAKSEDLRKAVLYSINQDEFINYYQGNKIKAVSTVSTLVDTGNELVADPGKVKEYLNNYQKGKK; encoded by the coding sequence ATGGTATTGGTATTAACAGGCTGCTTGAATACCAAATCTGAAGTAACTGAAAAAGCAAGCACGGCCACTGATGGTGGAAATAACACTGTAAAACCAGAAATTGAAATTTTGAGCATGAGTTCCAATGAAGCCGATGTCAACATCGTCCGTGATCAGCTTGTCAAAAATGGATTTGAGGTTAAATTGAACCTGCAGCCTGACTATGGCAGTTTCACTTCCCAAAAGGATGCAGGCAATTATGATGTTGCCGTATCAAGCTGGACAACTGTTACAGGCAATCCAGATTATGCAGTTCGTTCACTTTTTAAAACAAATGGCGATAACAGCATAATGGCCGACAAAGAAATCGATGAATTGATTGACTTAGCAAGCACTCAATCACCAGAAGATTATACAGGTACATATAAGAAATTAGAAGACCTGCTGGTATTCGAGAGAGCATACATTGCCCCTCTATACAGCTCGTACAAAACTCAGGGAATCAACAAGGATATTTTAGACGAAAAAACTGTAAGACTATCCAAATCTCGTGCTCTTGCTTGGGAAACAATCGACTTTGCAGATAAATCAAAAAGAGAAACAGATCCGCTGATTTTAACACAGGCCATTTCAGCTTTGACTTCACTTGATCCAATCAAAGGAAATGATGGCTCCATCAATCAATTAAACACGAATATGTACGTAAGACTCGTTAATTTGACAGATGATGACATTGTAACAGCCAAAGGTTCATTATCACATAATTTCGCTATTGCTGATGGCAACTCAGACTATTACTTCTTGTTAAGAGATGACATTAACTTTGCAGCAGTTACGGATAAAAAAGCTGTGGATACCGGAGAACGTGTCGGCGCTGATGACGTTATTTTTTCACTGGACCGAGCAAAAAATCCAAAATCTGTCCCTGACCATCGCACATACAGCTTGCATGAACACATTGATAAAGCAGAAGTCGTAACTGATCTTGCTGAACTTGATGTCGCTTTATCTTCTGGTGAAGGTACAGTAAGAGATGCATTAGAAGCTGAGCTGAAAACGGGAATCTCGGAGCTTGTAAAAGAAAAGGACGAAGCAAACAATGCTGAAGGAAAATATCAGGTTGTCAAAATGACAACGACGGAACCATTTCCTCAAGTATTGAACTATTTAGCTCACCAATCCGCAGGAATTGTATCAAAGAAACAAGTAGAAAGCATCAACACATATGATGTTGAAACATTTGATGTGAATAAAGATATCCCGTACGGTGATCAAAACACTGTGACAGAAGGCGACAAATACAATAATACCCTGTATGCGAGCGGACCCTATATCTTGTCACATAAAAATGATTATGAAGCCGTATTTCTAAAAAACCCTGCTTACATGAAGGAAACTGAGCATGAACCTAAAATCTCAAACGTAACAGTTCGATTTATTGCGGATCCTGAAAGCTCACTATCAGCACTTCGCAACAGCGAAATTCATTTATACTACGGTGTCCCTGAAACAAAATATGAGGTTGTGGAAAACGATCCTAAGTTAAGTCTTCAAACGCTTGAAAGCAACGGAGTCAGCTACATGCTTTTTAATACTTCAAAACGTGAAGTTGCAAAAAGCGAAGACTTGCGCAAAGCAGTCCTATATTCGATCAACCAGGATGAATTTATTAATTACTATCAAGGAAATAAAATCAAAGCCGTTTCTACAGTAAGTACACTTGTGGATACCGGGAACGAACTCGTTGCAGATCCTGGCAAAGTAAAAGAGTACTTAAATAACTATCAAAAAGGGAAAAAGTAA
- the tatA gene encoding twin-arginine translocase TatA/TatE family subunit, giving the protein MFQNIGVPGLVIILIIALVIFGPKKLPEIGRAFGRTLSEFKSATREIIDEDKEEEIKPELKTVKKNEDKSAVS; this is encoded by the coding sequence ATGTTTCAAAATATCGGTGTTCCAGGCTTAGTTATCATTCTTATCATTGCACTTGTAATTTTTGGTCCTAAAAAATTACCTGAAATCGGTCGGGCCTTTGGACGGACTTTATCTGAGTTCAAGAGTGCAACAAGGGAGATAATTGATGAAGATAAAGAGGAAGAGATAAAACCTGAGTTAAAGACTGTTAAAAAAAATGAAGATAAATCAGCAGTCTCATAA